From a region of the Aigarchaeota archaeon genome:
- a CDS encoding enoyl-CoA hydratase/isomerase family protein, translating to MPSGQEIKVIREPPLAWIVLNRPEKLNALSLKMLDELSNALEELSKDKEIRVVLIKGNPDGRSFSAGVDISTFVNLKPLDALHVSKRLQDVTNMLEKFPKPVIAVIDGYALGGGLELALGCDFRIASNRSEFGLPEIKLGLIPGGGGTQRLPRIVGEAKAKELIMFGERLKSEDALRIGIVNWIVQPEKLDDEARKIAQRLAEAPPIAVIAVKNVIRFARHGAFEEGLAFEATSFASLFTTKDAAEGISAFLERRKPNFTGE from the coding sequence ATGCCTAGTGGACAGGAAATAAAGGTCATTCGAGAGCCGCCCCTTGCGTGGATCGTGCTTAACAGACCAGAAAAACTAAACGCCCTTTCGTTAAAAATGCTGGATGAACTTTCAAACGCACTTGAAGAACTATCAAAGGATAAAGAGATAAGGGTTGTCCTTATAAAAGGAAATCCTGACGGTAGGTCTTTCAGTGCTGGTGTTGATATATCGACGTTCGTAAACCTAAAACCGTTAGACGCATTGCATGTATCAAAAAGATTGCAGGATGTCACTAACATGTTGGAGAAGTTCCCAAAGCCCGTTATAGCGGTCATAGATGGCTATGCGTTAGGTGGCGGATTGGAGCTGGCTTTGGGTTGCGACTTTAGGATTGCGAGTAATAGATCTGAGTTCGGATTACCCGAGATAAAATTGGGACTGATTCCGGGAGGAGGTGGAACGCAGAGACTTCCGAGAATCGTAGGTGAGGCCAAAGCAAAGGAACTTATAATGTTTGGTGAGAGGTTGAAGAGCGAAGATGCGCTGAGGATTGGAATAGTGAACTGGATCGTACAACCTGAAAAATTGGACGATGAAGCAAGAAAGATAGCCCAAAGATTGGCCGAAGCACCACCAATCGCCGTTATAGCAGTAAAGAATGTTATTAGGTTTGCTCGTCATGGTGCTTTTGAAGAAGGGTTGGCATTCGAGGCAACCTCATTTGCGTCACTATTTACAACAAAAGATGCAGCCGAAGGTATATCGGCTTTCTTAGAGAGAAGAAAACCAAACTTTACGGGGGAATAA